One region of Halohasta litchfieldiae genomic DNA includes:
- a CDS encoding ABC transporter ATP-binding protein, whose protein sequence is MNEVVVAESVGKTYGDTVALDGVDLTVAEGEVFGLIGPNGAGKTTLIRALTGTTPVTGEIRVFGSEPAAVDADRIGLLPQSFSPPARLTARELIDYYAGLYETARDTEAVLADVGLSEDADSWYETLSGGQQRRVCVGTALVNDPDLLFLDEPTTGIDPAGRRSLWELLESLAAGGTTVVLTSHSMAEVQRLSDRVGLLQDGQLVAVGTPSTLIADHGGTSRLVIGTETGHAAAEALGTAGFSATASQAEVVVDGVSPVDIGEAVDVLSAAGISYDSLTWTEPSLEDVYLQLTGESFEGAATPGASVVSEESTESPTPSVDSAATGGEK, encoded by the coding sequence GTGGGCAAAACCTACGGCGACACCGTCGCGCTCGATGGGGTCGACCTCACGGTGGCCGAAGGCGAGGTGTTCGGCCTGATCGGCCCGAACGGGGCTGGCAAAACGACACTTATCAGGGCACTCACCGGCACAACACCGGTGACCGGTGAGATTCGGGTGTTTGGAAGCGAACCGGCTGCGGTCGACGCCGACCGGATCGGCCTGCTCCCACAGTCGTTTTCGCCGCCCGCGCGGCTCACCGCCCGCGAACTGATCGACTACTACGCCGGACTGTACGAGACGGCCCGCGACACAGAGGCTGTGTTGGCCGATGTGGGTCTCTCCGAGGACGCCGATAGCTGGTACGAAACGCTTTCGGGCGGCCAACAGCGCCGGGTCTGTGTCGGCACCGCGCTGGTCAACGATCCGGATCTCCTCTTTCTGGACGAGCCAACAACCGGGATCGATCCGGCCGGTCGACGCTCGCTGTGGGAACTCCTAGAGTCATTGGCGGCTGGCGGGACAACGGTTGTCCTCACCAGCCACTCGATGGCCGAGGTCCAGCGACTCTCGGATCGGGTTGGCCTCCTGCAGGACGGCCAGCTAGTTGCTGTCGGCACGCCATCGACGCTGATCGCTGACCACGGCGGCACCAGTCGACTGGTGATCGGCACCGAGACGGGCCACGCGGCAGCCGAGGCGCTGGGGACGGCTGGCTTTTCGGCAACCGCCAGTCAAGCAGAGGTCGTCGTCGACGGCGTCTCACCGGTCGACATCGGCGAGGCAGTCGACGTGCTGTCAGCGGCCGGAATCAGCTACGACTCGCTGACGTGGACCGAACCCAGCCTGGAAGACGTCTATCTTCAACTCACCGGTGAGAGCTTCGAGGGCGCAGCGACACCGGGCGCGAGCGTGGTTTCCGAGGAGTCGACGGAGTCACCCACTCCATCGGTCGACAGTGCAGCGACTGGGGGCGAAAAATGA